The following coding sequences are from one Gemmatimonadales bacterium window:
- the leuS gene encoding leucine--tRNA ligase — protein sequence MTYAPETIEPKWQRLWAERRTNQPDLDRAERPFFNLMMFPYPSAEGLHVGNFYAFTGSDVYGRFMRLRGHDVFEPIGFDAFGIHSENYALKVGTHPGVLIPKNIKNFTRQLTALGGMFDWSHSLSTTDPDYYRWTQWIFLQLYHAGKAYKKAGAVNWCPNCKTVLANEQVEGGFCERCGTAVEQRFLEQWFFRITDYAERLLNNLDDPTKMDWSATTTTAQRNWIGRSTGAEINFATGAGPLAVFTTRPDTLFGATFMVLAPEHPLVEALTTDAERATVDAYRKAAAAKDVVSRKVGDKEKTGAFTGSYATNPVNGQAIPIWIADYVLMEYGTGAIMAVPGHDQRDFEFARKFGLSIVRVIAADGETADAPLEEALTATEGVTLVNSGSFDGKTIDDGGSAIVAWLEERQVGKGVVRFRLHDWCISRQRYWGPPIPIIYCDDCGPVPVPEKDLPVLLPELEDFRPDDSGISPLARHKEWYHAPCPECGKEGRRETDVSDVFLDSAWYYLRYLSTDVADKPFHPERVKRWAPVATYIGGNEHALLHLLYSRFIAMVLHDQGLLHFDEPFRRFRAHGLIIKEGAKMSKSKGNVVNPDEYIARWGVDTLRLFLMFIGPFEEGGDFRDAGLAGPRRFLERLWDLVGQSEGRTLSGVELHHEVVIKWHATKKKVTQDLETLGYNTAIAALMELLNTLRETNCSERQIVKDMIIMVAPFAPHFAEECWSRLGYDTSVFDAAWPTWEEALTIDSVVAIAVQINGKTRSTVRAGRGASQDLVLQRVRNDDTLRKFLEGKEVKKVIYVPDRLINVVVI from the coding sequence ATGACCTACGCACCCGAAACGATCGAGCCCAAATGGCAGCGCCTCTGGGCCGAGCGCCGAACCAACCAACCGGACCTGGACCGGGCCGAGCGCCCGTTCTTCAACCTGATGATGTTCCCCTACCCCTCCGCCGAGGGGCTCCATGTCGGGAATTTCTATGCATTTACGGGCAGTGACGTCTATGGCCGGTTCATGCGGCTCCGGGGCCACGACGTCTTCGAGCCGATCGGGTTCGACGCCTTCGGGATCCACAGCGAGAATTACGCCCTCAAGGTCGGCACCCATCCGGGTGTCCTGATTCCGAAGAACATCAAGAACTTCACCCGGCAGCTGACCGCGCTGGGCGGGATGTTCGACTGGTCGCATTCGCTCTCGACCACCGACCCCGACTACTACCGCTGGACCCAGTGGATTTTCCTGCAGCTCTATCACGCCGGGAAGGCCTACAAGAAGGCAGGGGCGGTCAACTGGTGCCCGAACTGCAAGACGGTGCTGGCCAACGAGCAGGTCGAAGGCGGCTTCTGCGAGCGGTGCGGCACGGCCGTGGAGCAGCGATTCCTGGAGCAGTGGTTCTTCCGGATCACGGACTACGCCGAGAGGCTGCTCAACAACCTGGACGATCCGACCAAGATGGACTGGTCGGCCACGACCACGACCGCCCAGCGGAACTGGATCGGGCGGAGCACCGGCGCGGAGATCAACTTTGCCACCGGCGCAGGACCGCTCGCCGTCTTCACCACCCGCCCCGACACGCTGTTCGGCGCCACCTTCATGGTGCTGGCGCCGGAACATCCGCTGGTCGAGGCGCTGACCACCGATGCGGAACGGGCCACCGTCGACGCGTATCGCAAGGCGGCTGCGGCCAAAGACGTGGTCAGCCGCAAGGTGGGCGACAAAGAGAAGACCGGGGCGTTCACGGGCTCGTATGCCACCAACCCGGTCAACGGTCAAGCCATTCCCATCTGGATTGCCGACTACGTCCTGATGGAGTATGGCACCGGTGCCATCATGGCGGTGCCTGGGCACGACCAGCGCGACTTCGAGTTTGCCCGGAAGTTCGGCCTCTCGATCGTGCGCGTCATCGCGGCCGACGGCGAGACCGCCGACGCCCCGCTCGAAGAGGCGCTGACGGCCACGGAAGGCGTCACCCTCGTCAACTCCGGCAGCTTCGATGGCAAAACCATCGACGACGGCGGCAGCGCTATCGTCGCCTGGCTCGAAGAGCGTCAGGTGGGCAAGGGCGTCGTCCGCTTCCGGCTCCACGACTGGTGCATCTCGCGGCAGCGCTACTGGGGCCCGCCGATTCCGATCATCTACTGCGATGATTGCGGGCCGGTGCCGGTACCTGAGAAGGACCTGCCGGTCCTGCTGCCCGAGCTCGAGGATTTCCGGCCGGACGATTCCGGCATTTCACCGCTGGCGCGCCACAAAGAGTGGTACCACGCGCCCTGCCCGGAGTGCGGCAAGGAAGGCCGGCGGGAAACCGATGTGTCCGACGTCTTCCTCGACTCGGCCTGGTACTACCTGCGCTATCTCTCCACCGACGTCGCCGACAAGCCGTTTCATCCCGAGCGGGTCAAGCGCTGGGCACCGGTCGCGACCTACATCGGCGGCAACGAGCACGCCCTGCTCCACCTCCTCTATTCGCGCTTCATTGCGATGGTGCTCCACGACCAGGGATTGCTGCACTTCGACGAACCGTTCCGGCGCTTCCGGGCCCATGGGCTCATCATCAAGGAAGGCGCCAAGATGTCGAAGTCGAAGGGGAACGTGGTCAACCCCGACGAATACATCGCCAGGTGGGGCGTCGACACCCTGCGGCTCTTCCTGATGTTCATCGGCCCGTTCGAAGAGGGCGGCGACTTCCGGGATGCCGGCCTGGCCGGGCCGCGCCGATTCCTGGAACGACTCTGGGATCTCGTCGGTCAGTCCGAGGGCCGGACCCTGTCCGGTGTCGAACTGCACCATGAGGTCGTGATCAAGTGGCATGCGACCAAAAAGAAGGTCACCCAGGATCTCGAGACCCTGGGCTACAACACGGCGATTGCCGCGCTGATGGAGCTCCTCAATACCCTGCGCGAGACGAACTGCTCCGAGCGGCAGATCGTCAAAGACATGATCATCATGGTGGCTCCGTTTGCTCCGCATTTTGCCGAGGAGTGCTGGAGTCGCCTGGGCTACGACACCTCGGTGTTCGATGCCGCCTGGCCAACCTGGGAGGAAGCACTCACCATCGATTCGGTGGTGGCCATTGCGGTCCAGATCAACGGCAAGACCCGCTCGACGGTTCGGGCCGGCCGGGGTGCCTCGCAGGACCTGGTCTTGCAGCGAGTCAGAAATGACGATACCCTCAGGAAGTTCCTGGAGGGCAAAGAGGTGAAGAAGGTGATCTACGTTCCTGACCGCCTCATCAACGTCGTCGTGATATGA
- a CDS encoding GNAT family N-acetyltransferase → MSIDSGGLRSAGPPTISLRPARADDESYLLGLTGRLASFPLPGWRTAREIDVADHPALLAALRDPDPTTLLLVAELNGTRRGYIFVTSRVDFFTAAPHGHIEVLAVEADAAGQGVGKALVNAAEEWARGRGYGSMTLNVFARNMAARAVYDRLGYEQEMVRYRKGIDESP, encoded by the coding sequence ATGAGCATCGATTCCGGGGGGCTGCGGTCCGCGGGCCCCCCGACGATTTCGCTGCGACCCGCCCGAGCCGACGACGAGTCGTACCTGCTGGGGCTCACCGGTCGCCTGGCGTCCTTCCCGCTGCCCGGCTGGCGAACGGCTCGGGAGATCGACGTCGCTGACCACCCTGCCCTCCTGGCAGCCCTGCGCGACCCCGACCCGACGACCCTGTTGCTCGTGGCCGAGCTGAATGGCACCCGCCGCGGCTACATCTTCGTCACCAGCCGGGTCGATTTCTTCACGGCAGCCCCGCACGGCCACATCGAAGTGCTGGCGGTCGAGGCGGATGCCGCGGGTCAGGGAGTTGGCAAGGCGCTGGTCAACGCTGCAGAGGAATGGGCGCGAGGGCGTGGCTACGGATCGATGACGCTCAACGTCTTTGCCCGCAACATGGCTGCCCGTGCCGTGTACGATCGGCTCGGCTACGAACAGGAAATGGTGCGATACCGCAAAGGCATCGACGAGTCGCCTTGA
- a CDS encoding methyl-accepting chemotaxis protein yields the protein MASLHPLARRIRLAGLGVVAVLAAVVWLLLEIGDGWPTWAALLVFLGAAIVAVWLVDQWFRRVLIDPLSATEKVALRVSKGDLRVTEGQILAVGGGPLTDSLRLMVHELRRLADAVRGAARESAQLSDEISQAVHQVMGTTESVATTTSDLTDRAITQAGLIRSVADDAGRILTIAQEVAGAAHRTAERNSELAALARTHQERLSQSAAALEGFSAEVTKGAEEADALAEAATEIQRLLEQSRAIAKQTRVVSLNASIEAARAGEQGEGFSVVADEVRKLASQAAQTAGATSETVRLILARVDAARDRMHRLGRGGLQAREAAVAAVEGLKSVTQEAEGIDDWTRGVSRAANEVRVLIEAIAGRSRELAVGVESHAASAQEMAAAAQELNAATEEITASAAHLAGAGERLTGAVSGFKT from the coding sequence ATGGCTTCGCTACATCCCTTGGCGCGTCGGATTCGCCTGGCCGGGCTCGGCGTGGTGGCCGTGCTTGCCGCGGTCGTCTGGCTGCTGCTCGAAATCGGCGATGGGTGGCCGACCTGGGCGGCCCTGCTCGTCTTCCTCGGGGCCGCCATCGTGGCGGTCTGGCTGGTTGACCAGTGGTTCCGCCGGGTTCTGATCGATCCGCTCTCCGCAACCGAGAAGGTGGCCCTCCGGGTCTCCAAGGGCGACCTCCGGGTGACCGAAGGCCAGATCCTGGCTGTCGGGGGCGGTCCGCTGACCGACTCGCTCCGGCTGATGGTACACGAACTGAGGCGTCTGGCCGACGCCGTCCGCGGTGCGGCCCGGGAGTCGGCCCAGCTGTCCGATGAGATATCCCAGGCGGTCCATCAGGTCATGGGGACCACGGAAAGCGTCGCGACCACGACCTCCGACCTGACCGACCGGGCCATTACCCAGGCCGGCCTGATCCGCAGCGTGGCGGACGATGCGGGGCGGATCCTGACGATTGCGCAGGAAGTGGCCGGGGCCGCGCATCGGACGGCAGAGCGGAACTCCGAACTGGCCGCCCTGGCCCGGACCCATCAGGAACGGCTGAGCCAGAGCGCTGCCGCGCTGGAGGGTTTTTCTGCCGAAGTCACCAAGGGCGCCGAAGAAGCCGACGCGCTGGCGGAGGCTGCGACGGAGATTCAGCGCCTGCTGGAACAGTCAAGGGCGATTGCGAAGCAGACACGAGTGGTGTCTCTCAACGCCTCGATCGAGGCGGCACGCGCCGGCGAACAGGGCGAAGGATTCTCCGTAGTGGCGGACGAAGTGCGCAAGCTGGCATCACAAGCTGCGCAAACCGCGGGCGCCACCAGCGAGACGGTTCGTCTGATCCTGGCCCGGGTCGATGCCGCCCGCGACCGGATGCATCGGCTCGGTCGAGGAGGGCTCCAAGCTCGTGAAGCTGCGGTCGCGGCCGTGGAAGGTCTCAAGAGCGTGACCCAGGAGGCCGAGGGCATCGACGACTGGACTCGGGGCGTGTCGCGGGCCGCCAATGAGGTCCGGGTTCTGATCGAGGCCATTGCCGGCCGCAGTCGGGAGCTGGCGGTCGGGGTCGAGTCCCACGCGGCGTCGGCACAGGAAATGGCCGCGGCGGCACAGGAACTCAACGCCGCGACCGAGGAGATTACCGCGTCAGCAGCGCACCTTGCGGGCGCCGGCGAGCGCCTGACCGGCGCCGTGAGCGGCTTCAAGACCTGA
- a CDS encoding YdiU family protein, translated as MPDPFALPFDNRFARLHPTFYEVVDPTPLGQPHLIAFNPDAAALLDLPRDAAAHPDAAAYLSGGKRMPGAEPLAMIYAGHQFGVWVPQLGDGRAILLGQVTNSRGEHWDVQLKGSGMTRFSRMGDGRAVLRSTIREYLASEAMHGLGIPTTRALAIVGSDDPVYRETPETAATLIRLAPSHIRFGSFQIFAARGQPDRSRELADHVIERHEPDLVGRPDRHERWLERVVDRTAELMASWMAVGFAHGVMNTDNMSVLGLTLDYGPYGFMEAYEPGFICNHSDHEGRYAFDRQPAIGLWNLARFAESLLELVSFEAANAALNRYPTAFDQRYGALMRSKLGLTTTDADDTSLVGELLSLMAANRVDYTIWFRSLCAVSSDAEAAPAFLRSMAHDLERLDAWTSRYTARLRAEKRPDPERMAAMGRVNPKYVLRNYLAQGAIDAALGKDYSEIESLRWVLAAPFDEHPEQARYAEPAPPWARDLVVSCSS; from the coding sequence ATGCCTGACCCCTTTGCCCTGCCGTTCGACAATCGGTTTGCCCGGTTGCATCCGACCTTCTACGAGGTGGTCGATCCCACCCCGCTCGGTCAGCCACACCTGATCGCTTTCAATCCGGACGCTGCGGCGCTGCTCGATCTCCCCCGGGATGCTGCAGCTCATCCAGATGCGGCAGCGTACCTGTCTGGCGGGAAACGCATGCCGGGCGCCGAGCCGCTGGCGATGATCTACGCCGGGCACCAGTTCGGAGTCTGGGTTCCCCAGCTGGGCGACGGCCGCGCCATTCTGCTCGGTCAGGTCACCAACAGTCGCGGCGAGCACTGGGACGTGCAACTCAAGGGGTCCGGCATGACTCGTTTCTCGCGCATGGGCGACGGGCGCGCCGTGCTGCGATCGACGATTCGGGAATACCTGGCCTCCGAGGCGATGCACGGGCTCGGCATCCCAACCACGCGGGCCCTGGCTATCGTCGGCAGTGACGACCCGGTCTACCGCGAAACCCCGGAAACCGCCGCGACCTTGATTCGCCTGGCGCCGAGTCATATCCGCTTCGGCAGCTTCCAGATCTTTGCCGCCCGCGGGCAACCCGACCGAAGCCGCGAACTCGCTGACCATGTGATCGAGCGGCACGAGCCGGACCTGGTCGGGCGCCCGGATCGCCACGAACGCTGGCTGGAGCGGGTGGTCGACCGGACTGCGGAGCTGATGGCCTCGTGGATGGCTGTCGGATTTGCCCATGGCGTCATGAACACCGACAACATGTCGGTCCTGGGCCTGACACTCGACTACGGCCCCTATGGCTTCATGGAAGCCTACGAACCGGGGTTCATCTGCAATCACAGCGACCACGAGGGCCGCTATGCCTTCGATCGTCAGCCCGCCATCGGTCTCTGGAACCTGGCACGGTTTGCCGAATCGCTGCTGGAACTGGTGTCGTTCGAGGCTGCCAACGCGGCCCTCAACCGCTACCCGACTGCGTTCGACCAGCGCTACGGCGCCTTGATGCGGAGCAAGCTTGGTCTGACCACCACCGACGCCGATGACACGTCTCTCGTTGGCGAGCTGCTGTCGCTGATGGCGGCCAACCGGGTCGACTACACGATCTGGTTCCGCAGCCTGTGCGCTGTCTCGTCCGACGCCGAGGCCGCACCAGCGTTCCTGCGCAGCATGGCGCACGACCTCGAACGGCTCGATGCCTGGACCTCGCGTTACACCGCGCGGCTCCGCGCCGAGAAGCGGCCCGACCCGGAACGAATGGCTGCGATGGGTCGGGTCAACCCGAAATACGTGCTCCGCAACTACCTGGCCCAGGGAGCAATCGATGCGGCGCTAGGGAAGGACTACAGCGAGATCGAATCCCTGCGATGGGTGCTTGCTGCGCCGTTCGACGAGCACCCGGAGCAGGCACGGTATGCGGAGCCGGCGCCCCCCTGGGCGCGCGACCTGGTGGTGAGCTGCTCGTCCTAG
- a CDS encoding NAD(P)H-dependent oxidoreductase: MTRTVGVFVGSLRSGAHTRKVARVLAELAPGNLSLEVVEIGQLPLYNPDFDGADPPAAWTAFRERVKPLDALLFVTPEYNRSIPSALKNALDVGSRPAKQGAWDGKPGAVVSVSPGALGAFGAHHHLRQVLAHLNVATLAQPEIYLGGVADLLDESGALTKDSTRALLTRFLATFAVWIERNPAPGRS, encoded by the coding sequence ATGACCCGAACCGTCGGCGTCTTCGTTGGCAGCTTGCGGAGCGGTGCCCATACGCGCAAAGTCGCTCGGGTGCTGGCGGAGCTGGCACCCGGGAACCTGTCACTGGAAGTCGTCGAGATCGGGCAGTTGCCACTCTACAATCCGGATTTCGATGGGGCCGATCCGCCAGCTGCGTGGACGGCTTTTCGCGAGCGGGTCAAGCCCCTCGATGCGCTGCTCTTCGTCACCCCTGAATACAACCGGTCGATTCCCAGCGCGCTCAAGAACGCACTCGATGTGGGATCGCGCCCCGCCAAGCAGGGGGCCTGGGACGGGAAGCCCGGGGCGGTCGTCAGTGTCTCGCCCGGTGCGCTGGGTGCCTTTGGTGCGCATCATCACCTGCGACAGGTTCTTGCCCACCTAAACGTCGCGACCCTGGCCCAGCCCGAGATCTACCTGGGCGGTGTTGCCGACCTGCTCGACGAATCCGGGGCACTGACCAAAGACTCGACCCGCGCCCTGCTGACCCGATTTCTTGCCACCTTCGCAGTCTGGATCGAGCGGAACCCGGCCCCGGGCCGGTCGTGA
- a CDS encoding efflux RND transporter periplasmic adaptor subunit, with the protein MRAYWLLLPVALIALGCKNEAPAATGGRAGRPVPVEVTEARSETVIDAITATGQIESMQSVELRPDVDGRLIDIFVHEGATVAAGAPLFKVDDAELKAQVAQAEANRDLAEQALTRTNQLLAEKAAAPADVERAEASARSARAALELLKVRLDRTVVRAPWAGVAGARFVSVGDYVTQNTRLITLQTISPQRAAFQIPERYSERLKVGQTVSFNVAALQGRVFTGRVDFVDPQVQLPGRTITVKAVVPNPRRELAAGMFIEVRLETMRRDNAVVVPEEAILALPRGTVVWVVKGEQPEQREVTLGVRTPGFVEILSGIDPGDRVVVGGAERLTPQSALIVTERPLRTVVPPQQ; encoded by the coding sequence GTGAGAGCATATTGGTTGTTGCTGCCCGTAGCATTGATTGCTCTGGGTTGTAAGAATGAGGCCCCCGCAGCGACCGGTGGTCGGGCGGGACGCCCGGTTCCGGTCGAAGTCACGGAGGCGCGGTCCGAAACGGTGATCGATGCGATTACCGCGACCGGTCAGATCGAGTCGATGCAGTCGGTGGAGCTTCGTCCCGATGTCGATGGGCGGCTGATCGATATCTTCGTGCACGAGGGTGCCACGGTTGCGGCAGGGGCGCCGCTCTTCAAGGTCGACGACGCCGAGCTCAAGGCCCAGGTGGCCCAGGCCGAGGCTAACCGCGACCTGGCCGAGCAGGCGCTGACGCGCACCAATCAGTTGCTGGCCGAGAAGGCCGCAGCGCCCGCCGACGTCGAGCGTGCGGAGGCGAGTGCACGCAGTGCGCGGGCAGCACTCGAGCTGCTCAAGGTTCGGCTCGATCGCACCGTGGTTCGGGCGCCCTGGGCAGGTGTTGCCGGGGCCCGGTTCGTCAGCGTCGGCGATTACGTGACCCAGAACACCCGACTGATCACCCTGCAGACCATCTCGCCGCAGCGGGCGGCGTTCCAGATTCCCGAGCGGTATTCCGAGCGTCTCAAGGTTGGCCAGACGGTCAGCTTCAACGTCGCCGCGCTGCAGGGCAGGGTCTTTACGGGCCGGGTCGATTTTGTCGACCCGCAGGTGCAGCTGCCGGGCCGCACCATCACGGTCAAGGCGGTCGTGCCGAACCCGCGGCGGGAGCTGGCGGCCGGGATGTTCATCGAGGTCCGTCTCGAAACGATGCGCCGGGACAATGCCGTTGTGGTTCCGGAGGAAGCGATCCTTGCGCTGCCCCGCGGCACCGTCGTTTGGGTCGTCAAGGGTGAGCAGCCCGAGCAGCGAGAAGTAACGCTTGGGGTGCGGACGCCTGGTTTCGTCGAGATCCTGAGCGGGATCGATCCCGGCGATCGAGTCGTGGTTGGTGGCGCCGAGCGGCTGACGCCGCAGTCTGCGCTGATCGTGACCGAGCGCCCGCTGCGGACCGTGGTGCCGCCGCAGCAATGA
- a CDS encoding alanine--glyoxylate aminotransferase family protein, producing MTFGRNFLPGPTGVHPDLLAAMTAPMFAHYTPAMRPYLEDVQPALREMFGTERPVFSLTCSGTGLLESAIRNGVRERVLVVDSGFFGAYFATIAERCGKEVIRIQVPLGQTLEAEQLEALLDGPEVDAVALVHSESSAGSLAPLETLAPVVRRRPDTMLLVDAISSAAATPIEMDRLGIDFVVAGSQKAMALPPGLAFGAASDRLEARARSLPNVGHYFSVTRWVRMAAEYDLFETPALSLHFALHRQIQRIAESGGWAARWSRHQALSGHFAEWAAQQPGVEMLARPGRRSPAVSVIRLTGGQNPELIAGQLAAQGFLVGRSIDNTHGPLLRIGHMGDIELHHLDDLLAALTPLLSSSSGGDH from the coding sequence CGTACCTCGAGGACGTTCAGCCCGCGCTCCGGGAGATGTTCGGGACGGAACGCCCAGTGTTTTCCCTGACCTGTTCGGGCACCGGGCTGCTCGAATCGGCGATTCGAAACGGAGTCCGCGAGCGGGTACTGGTGGTCGACAGCGGCTTCTTCGGCGCGTACTTCGCGACCATTGCCGAACGATGCGGCAAGGAGGTCATCCGGATCCAGGTCCCGCTCGGCCAGACTCTCGAAGCAGAACAGCTGGAGGCCCTGCTCGACGGGCCCGAGGTCGACGCCGTGGCGCTGGTCCACTCCGAATCGAGCGCCGGCAGCTTGGCACCACTCGAAACGCTGGCCCCCGTGGTCCGACGCCGCCCCGATACGATGCTCCTGGTCGACGCGATCAGCTCCGCCGCCGCCACCCCAATCGAGATGGACCGACTGGGCATCGATTTCGTCGTTGCCGGCTCGCAGAAGGCCATGGCGCTGCCCCCAGGACTGGCATTCGGCGCCGCCAGTGATCGGCTCGAAGCGCGGGCCCGCTCGCTGCCCAACGTGGGACACTACTTCAGCGTCACGCGCTGGGTCCGCATGGCCGCGGAATACGACCTGTTCGAAACCCCCGCGTTGTCACTACACTTCGCCTTGCATCGGCAGATCCAGCGCATCGCCGAGAGCGGCGGATGGGCCGCACGCTGGTCCCGACACCAGGCCCTGTCGGGCCACTTCGCCGAGTGGGCAGCGCAGCAACCAGGCGTCGAGATGCTGGCCCGTCCCGGTCGGCGATCGCCAGCGGTCTCGGTAATCCGCCTGACCGGCGGTCAGAACCCCGAGCTGATCGCGGGTCAGCTGGCGGCCCAGGGGTTCCTGGTGGGCCGATCGATCGACAACACCCACGGCCCCCTGCTCCGCATCGGCCACATGGGAGACATCGAGCTCCACCATCTCGACGACCTCCTGGCTGCGCTGACGCCCTTGCTCTCCTCGAGCTCGGGCGGCGATCATTGA
- a CDS encoding zinc metallopeptidase has product MKWKPGRTSSDIEDRRGGGGGMRLGGGRGLGVGGLLLLLVLSLVFKQDFFSLVGGGLGSDPVAGVEAGPVVQSPEEERQVQFVSFVLDSAQNFWERTFTEMGAQYSRARLVLFRDAVHSACGAAQSAVGPFYCPGDHRVYIDLGFFEDLDRRFGAPGDFAQAYVLAHEIGHHVQTLLGIEGRVRQSQRSDPGSANGVQVRMELQADCLAGVWGHATNRMGLLDEGDIEEGLRAAAAVGDDRIQKAGQGYVNPDAFTHGTSEQRMQWFTRGFRSGRVDQCDSFAAR; this is encoded by the coding sequence ATGAAATGGAAACCGGGCAGGACCAGTTCCGATATCGAGGATCGCCGAGGGGGTGGGGGTGGGATGCGCCTCGGGGGCGGGCGCGGCCTCGGCGTTGGTGGATTGCTGCTGCTGCTGGTGCTCAGCCTGGTCTTCAAACAGGACTTCTTCAGTCTTGTCGGCGGCGGTCTCGGCAGTGATCCAGTGGCGGGCGTCGAGGCGGGACCGGTTGTGCAGTCGCCGGAGGAGGAACGCCAGGTTCAGTTCGTTTCGTTCGTGCTCGACAGTGCCCAGAACTTCTGGGAGCGGACCTTCACCGAGATGGGCGCGCAGTACAGTCGGGCTCGCCTGGTACTGTTCCGTGACGCGGTGCATTCAGCCTGCGGTGCAGCCCAGTCGGCGGTCGGGCCCTTCTACTGTCCTGGTGACCACCGGGTCTACATCGATCTGGGATTCTTCGAGGACCTCGACCGCCGATTCGGCGCTCCCGGTGATTTTGCGCAGGCCTACGTGCTGGCTCACGAGATCGGTCATCACGTGCAGACGCTGCTTGGTATCGAGGGGCGGGTTCGCCAATCGCAGCGGTCGGATCCGGGGTCGGCCAACGGGGTTCAGGTGCGCATGGAGCTTCAGGCCGACTGCCTGGCCGGTGTCTGGGGCCACGCCACCAACCGCATGGGTCTGCTCGACGAGGGCGACATCGAGGAGGGGCTTAGGGCTGCTGCCGCGGTGGGCGACGACCGGATTCAGAAGGCCGGGCAGGGATACGTCAATCCGGACGCATTCACGCACGGCACCTCCGAGCAGCGGATGCAGTGGTTCACGAGGGGGTTTCGGTCCGGCCGAGTCGATCAGTGTGATAGCTTCGCCGCTCGCTAG
- a CDS encoding cold shock domain-containing protein — MRTTGTVKWFNDAKGFGFITPENGQKDCFVHHSAIQSQGFRSLAEGERVEFDIVQGAKGPAAENVTKI; from the coding sequence ATGCGTACGACCGGCACCGTGAAGTGGTTCAACGACGCGAAGGGCTTTGGCTTCATCACCCCCGAGAACGGTCAGAAGGATTGCTTCGTGCATCATTCGGCCATCCAGTCTCAGGGCTTCCGTTCGCTTGCCGAAGGCGAGCGGGTGGAGTTCGACATCGTGCAGGGCGCCAAGGGCCCGGCCGCCGAGAACGTCACCAAGATCTGA
- a CDS encoding DUF502 domain-containing protein, translated as MRRIANYFLRGLLITAPAALTLYVCWAAISWADSLLGVSIPGAGLIVGLAAITLIGALASNFLTRSLVAAADRSLARLPLVRLLYTSIKDLLNAFVGEHRRFNRPVRARIGEGSAEVYILGFVTSESLAHFGLDGHVAVYAPFSYSVAGHVLILPADRVIPLAVDAADTMAFLVSGGVTRTAADRQSTQPK; from the coding sequence ATGCGACGCATAGCCAATTACTTCCTCCGCGGGCTCCTGATCACGGCGCCCGCGGCGCTGACGCTGTACGTTTGCTGGGCAGCGATCAGCTGGGCCGACTCGCTGCTCGGCGTCTCGATTCCCGGCGCAGGGTTGATTGTGGGACTGGCCGCGATCACTCTGATTGGTGCGCTGGCATCGAACTTCCTGACCCGTTCGCTGGTGGCCGCCGCCGATCGCAGCCTGGCCCGCCTGCCGCTGGTTCGCCTGCTCTACACCAGCATCAAGGACCTCCTCAACGCCTTCGTCGGCGAGCATCGACGCTTCAATCGGCCGGTTCGTGCCCGGATCGGTGAGGGCAGCGCCGAGGTCTACATCCTCGGCTTCGTCACTTCGGAGTCGCTGGCGCACTTCGGTCTCGACGGCCATGTGGCCGTCTATGCCCCGTTTTCCTACAGTGTCGCGGGACATGTGCTGATCCTCCCGGCCGATCGCGTCATTCCATTGGCGGTCGATGCAGCCGATACCATGGCGTTTCTCGTTTCCGGCGGGGTGACGCGAACCGCGGCAGATCGGCAATCGACCCAACCGAAGTAG